Proteins co-encoded in one Methanomassiliicoccales archaeon genomic window:
- the cysE gene encoding serine O-acetyltransferase: MSWKDDVYTVLERDPAPRSFKEAMFFSQGVHAVIIYRISHRFWNDGKITIARALNYFAHFLTGADIHPGAQIGKGFFIDHATGVVIGETTVIGDNVSVFQGVTLGGVSTSKGKRHPTIRDNVVVGADATILGNITIGENVKIGAGSVVVKDVPPDSTVVGVPGKVVKRQGEKKVDLRHDQIPDPILDAMKDMVDTIHKLEHRISVLEEAIDKDK; the protein is encoded by the coding sequence ATGAGCTGGAAGGACGATGTCTACACAGTCCTTGAAAGGGACCCAGCACCTCGCTCGTTCAAGGAAGCCATGTTCTTTAGCCAGGGCGTTCACGCTGTCATCATCTATCGTATTTCCCATCGCTTCTGGAACGATGGGAAGATAACCATAGCGCGGGCTCTCAACTACTTCGCCCATTTCCTCACGGGGGCCGACATCCATCCTGGTGCCCAGATAGGGAAAGGGTTCTTCATCGATCACGCAACGGGAGTAGTAATCGGCGAGACGACCGTGATCGGGGACAATGTCTCTGTGTTCCAGGGGGTAACGCTGGGTGGCGTGAGCACTTCTAAGGGAAAGAGACATCCCACCATCAGAGATAATGTGGTAGTTGGTGCTGACGCCACCATACTGGGCAACATAACCATTGGGGAGAATGTCAAGATCGGAGCCGGCTCTGTCGTGGTAAAGGATGTTCCGCCGGATTCCACAGTCGTAGGGGTGCCGGGTAAGGTTGTCAAGCGACAGGGTGAGAAAAAGGTGGACCTCAGGCACGACCAGATTCCCGACCCTATTCTGGACGCAATGAAGGACATGGTTGACACCATCCACAAACTCGAGCACAGGATCTCTGTCCTTGAAGAGGCCATTGATAAGGATAAATGA
- a CDS encoding dihydroorotate dehydrogenase electron transfer subunit — MSERSVVIIEEVVKETEDIITLRFRYDGHFLPGQYIMMWIPGIDEIPMSLSYLGRMKGVTVKKVGEATKALCSLKVGDQIGVRGPFGQGFAISEERTLCVGGGVGMAAIMPAVTSFKDRRLVDVAIGAPTKSELLFEDRAIGNCREVIVSTDDGSKGFHGTVVDMIKPMLESGEYQMLLGCGPELMLDALHKVCMKAGVESQLSLERFIKCGVGLCGSCAINGIRVCADGPVFWGSELTKCSEFGKYKRDQSGRKTRL; from the coding sequence ATGAGTGAAAGATCAGTGGTAATCATCGAAGAGGTCGTGAAGGAGACCGAGGATATCATTACCCTCAGGTTCAGGTATGATGGTCATTTCCTTCCAGGTCAATATATAATGATGTGGATCCCCGGAATAGATGAGATCCCCATGTCGCTCTCATATCTTGGAAGGATGAAAGGGGTCACGGTCAAAAAGGTGGGAGAGGCCACCAAGGCCCTCTGTTCCCTTAAGGTAGGAGATCAAATTGGTGTAAGGGGCCCTTTCGGACAGGGCTTCGCAATATCTGAGGAGAGAACACTTTGTGTCGGCGGGGGAGTGGGCATGGCAGCAATAATGCCTGCAGTTACCTCCTTCAAGGACCGGAGATTGGTGGATGTTGCCATCGGAGCCCCGACAAAATCAGAACTCCTATTCGAGGACCGGGCCATTGGCAATTGTCGTGAGGTCATCGTTTCAACCGATGATGGTTCGAAAGGGTTCCATGGGACGGTCGTCGATATGATCAAGCCCATGTTGGAGAGTGGCGAATATCAGATGCTCCTGGGGTGTGGCCCTGAGTTGATGTTGGACGCACTTCACAAAGTATGCATGAAGGCCGGGGTGGAATCGCAGCTCTCCCTGGAGAGATTCATCAAATGTGGCGTGGGCCTTTGCGGATCCTGTGCAATCAACGGCATAAGGGTATGTGCCGATGGGCCGGTTTTCTGGGGAAGTGAATTAACAAAATGTTCTGAGTTCGGTAAGTACAAGAGAGATCAGTCCGGCAGGAAGACAAGGCTTTGA
- a CDS encoding NAD(P)/FAD-dependent oxidoreductase encodes MSLDLVIIGAGPAGLTAGVYCRSRKLTTLILDAGEAGGQLTSLYPDKGIANYPGFVMTQAKKLAERMIAHAQHMGCEMHENEKVVDIVDSEGQLLVRSDKKDYPCKAVIIAAGIGLFKPKKLGIQGEKEFYGKGITYKIPEKDTLIDKKVLFVGGGNSALEMALIASQVAETYVLHRRDEFRADEGIVEQVENSSIQTIMSGQIEDIRGNEVVEEVVIKVADMEENLILKIDLVVINIGFTPELEELKRWNVELKGTQIVVDPDMRTSRPGVFACGDIVTYPGKYKQIVTGCGEAATAANSAYKFIKNPYWARSG; translated from the coding sequence ATGAGCCTTGACCTGGTGATCATCGGTGCAGGACCCGCCGGTCTTACCGCCGGTGTCTATTGCAGATCGAGGAAGCTCACCACACTTATACTTGATGCTGGAGAAGCGGGGGGGCAACTTACCAGCCTATACCCTGACAAGGGCATAGCAAACTATCCCGGTTTCGTGATGACCCAGGCAAAGAAGCTGGCGGAAAGGATGATAGCGCATGCCCAGCACATGGGCTGTGAGATGCACGAGAATGAGAAAGTAGTGGACATCGTAGACAGCGAAGGGCAGCTTCTAGTGAGAAGTGATAAGAAGGATTATCCCTGCAAGGCGGTGATCATTGCAGCAGGCATCGGGCTTTTCAAGCCGAAGAAGCTGGGCATTCAAGGTGAGAAGGAATTCTACGGAAAGGGAATCACCTACAAGATTCCTGAAAAGGACACCTTGATCGACAAGAAGGTATTGTTCGTCGGTGGGGGTAACAGTGCTCTTGAGATGGCCTTGATCGCCTCGCAGGTAGCCGAGACATACGTACTCCACAGGAGGGATGAATTCCGGGCTGACGAGGGCATCGTGGAGCAGGTCGAGAACTCCAGCATTCAGACCATTATGAGCGGACAGATTGAGGACATCCGGGGCAACGAAGTGGTCGAGGAAGTGGTTATCAAAGTTGCGGACATGGAGGAAAACTTGATCCTGAAGATCGATCTTGTGGTCATCAATATCGGATTCACACCAGAGCTCGAAGAATTGAAAAGGTGGAATGTCGAACTTAAAGGCACTCAGATTGTGGTGGACCCCGATATGCGAACTTCCAGGCCAGGTGTTTTTGCTTGCGGTGACATCGTCACCTATCCTGGAAAGTACAAACAGATCGTAACTGGATGTGGAGAGGCCGCTACCGCTGCCAACAGCGCCTACAAGTTCATTAAGAATCCATACTGGGCCAGATCAGGATAA
- a CDS encoding 4Fe-4S dicluster domain-containing protein: MVAKINEDECVGCGACEDACPVGAITVDDIAVVDADECTDCATCVDECPNDAIEVD; the protein is encoded by the coding sequence ATGGTTGCCAAGATCAATGAGGATGAGTGTGTCGGTTGTGGAGCTTGCGAGGACGCCTGCCCCGTCGGTGCTATCACCGTAGATGACATCGCTGTGGTGGATGCCGACGAGTGCACCGATTGCGCCACCTGTGTCGATGAGTGTCCCAACGACGCCATTGAGGTCGACTGA
- a CDS encoding Appr-1-p processing protein: MRREIDGVLIEVVGGNITEQDTEAIVNAANTHLRMRSGVAGAIKVKGGEDIERDAISKSPLEMSDIMVTDVGTPRRLIIHAAVMGEDLKTDEEKVSLGTETNLIRAVEKNLSIISFPALGTGVGGFPLKAAVKAMLGTVIEYVRGHTDLTLVRFVLFDERNESMFRNVLFELGGGD, translated from the coding sequence ATGCGAAGGGAAATCGATGGGGTCCTGATCGAGGTTGTTGGTGGCAACATAACGGAGCAGGATACCGAGGCCATTGTCAATGCGGCCAACACCCACTTACGGATGAGATCAGGAGTTGCCGGAGCCATTAAGGTGAAGGGTGGCGAAGACATAGAGCGGGACGCGATTTCCAAGAGCCCTTTGGAGATGAGCGACATCATGGTAACGGATGTAGGTACACCCAGGAGGCTGATCATTCACGCGGCTGTCATGGGAGAAGACCTCAAGACAGACGAGGAAAAGGTCTCCTTAGGGACGGAAACAAATCTGATAAGGGCAGTCGAGAAGAATTTATCAATCATTTCATTTCCAGCTCTTGGAACGGGAGTTGGAGGATTTCCTTTAAAAGCTGCCGTTAAAGCCATGTTGGGGACTGTCATCGAATATGTGCGCGGACACACAGATTTGACACTGGTACGTTTCGTTCTCTTTGATGAGCGGAACGAATCAATGTTCAGGAATGTTCTTTTTGAATTGGGGGGAGGGGATTGA
- the thpR gene encoding RNA 2',3'-cyclic phosphodiesterase, which produces MSFRAFISIDIDAGQSLRELCRELKQSGAALKVVNPDIMHITLKFLGDVEEPLVEDISRVIRDSVHDVSRFEMKLHDIGAFPNKNRIRVVWVGIPDPGPLESVAERLDEGLSPLGFEMEKRKFRPHLTVARAKTPQGMDRVQEIMERWGNTDFGSQVVDRIRLKKSVLGPKGPTYFTVEEVGLL; this is translated from the coding sequence TTGAGTTTCAGGGCCTTCATATCAATCGATATCGATGCTGGACAATCACTTCGTGAACTCTGCAGGGAGCTGAAACAGAGTGGAGCAGCACTGAAGGTTGTCAATCCAGATATAATGCACATCACCTTGAAGTTCCTGGGGGATGTGGAGGAACCATTGGTCGAGGATATATCCAGAGTTATCAGGGACTCGGTCCATGATGTAAGTAGATTTGAAATGAAGTTGCACGATATTGGCGCTTTTCCCAACAAGAACAGGATACGGGTGGTTTGGGTAGGCATACCTGACCCTGGACCGCTCGAGAGCGTCGCCGAGAGACTCGATGAGGGCTTATCACCCCTCGGTTTCGAGATGGAGAAGCGCAAATTCAGACCTCATCTGACTGTAGCCCGAGCCAAAACCCCTCAGGGAATGGATAGGGTCCAGGAGATAATGGAACGTTGGGGGAATACTGATTTTGGGAGTCAGGTTGTCGATAGGATCAGACTTAAGAAGAGCGTGCTAGGGCCGAAAGGTCCCACCTATTTCACGGTTGAAGAGGTTGGGCTACTCTGA
- a CDS encoding dihydroorotate dehydrogenase: MSSLSVRIAGMDLDNPTMLASGIMGETGPSLVKMAEWGAGALVTKSIGIEPRFGYSNPTLVELPFGYLNCMGLPNPGIEAFGDEMSIASTANIPIVGSIFASDEDGFAELAGRMEDYGAYAVELNLSCPHAEGYGMELGTDPETVRSIVTAVKGSINIPVFAKVTPNTEKLVDVGKAVQEGGGDAVVAINTVKAMFINVEMKRPVLSNITGGLSGPAIRPIGVRCVYELYEALDIPLIGVGGIENWRDALEYIMAGATAIQVGSVLGRKGLDSFREILGGIENYMNISGFNSIESMVGIAHE, encoded by the coding sequence ATGTCATCGCTTTCAGTGAGGATAGCAGGAATGGATCTGGACAATCCTACGATGCTTGCCTCGGGCATAATGGGGGAGACAGGACCCTCATTGGTGAAGATGGCCGAGTGGGGAGCAGGGGCTCTGGTCACCAAATCCATCGGCATCGAGCCCAGGTTTGGATATTCGAACCCAACATTGGTGGAGCTGCCCTTTGGCTACCTCAACTGTATGGGTCTGCCCAATCCCGGCATCGAAGCCTTTGGAGATGAAATGAGCATAGCTTCCACGGCTAATATCCCGATTGTCGGAAGTATCTTCGCTTCCGACGAAGATGGTTTCGCAGAACTGGCAGGTCGAATGGAGGATTACGGAGCATATGCTGTAGAGCTCAATTTGAGCTGCCCCCATGCTGAAGGCTACGGTATGGAACTGGGGACCGATCCAGAGACAGTCAGATCCATAGTTACCGCGGTCAAGGGGTCAATCAACATTCCAGTCTTTGCCAAGGTCACTCCCAACACCGAGAAACTGGTGGATGTCGGGAAGGCAGTTCAGGAGGGTGGGGGAGATGCTGTCGTCGCAATAAATACAGTGAAGGCAATGTTCATCAACGTGGAGATGAAAAGGCCAGTTCTATCCAACATTACCGGAGGGCTCTCTGGACCCGCCATCCGACCTATAGGGGTCAGATGCGTCTACGAGCTGTACGAGGCGCTGGATATCCCATTGATTGGGGTGGGGGGTATCGAGAATTGGAGGGATGCCCTCGAGTACATCATGGCTGGAGCCACGGCAATTCAAGTAGGAAGCGTCCTGGGCAGGAAGGGTCTGGACTCCTTCAGGGAGATTCTGGGAGGCATAGAGAATTACATGAACATCTCAGGTTTCAATAGCATCGAATCGATGGTGGGGATAGCCCATGAGTGA
- a CDS encoding aminotransferase class V-fold PLP-dependent enzyme, protein MDVARIRKDFPFYDKYGSELIYFDSACQTLRPDQVIDAINEYYIEYPACGGRSVHRLATQVTLRMDESREALSDFLNASPDEIAFTKNATESINIVANGYPFKKGEKILTTDIEHNSNHLPWLRVARDKGTDRVFVPTIDGIFDIEVFKEKMSREVKMVSLVHTSNVTGTTIPAKEVIEIAHDNGALVMLDGSQAAPHHVIDVRDLDVDFYALSLHKMLGPSGVGALYAKEDIQKELEPLILGGGGVSLSSYEGMDLLPPPEKFEAGLMNYAGIIGSGPAIRYLLKIGMEEIDEHLTTLNKELSKRVIDLPEIDVVGPRDPELRGGILSFNVRGMKSHDVATIFDEMGGILLRSGMHCAHPFFHSRRIEGSVRASLYIYNSIEECQRFVNVLKEIIELFAR, encoded by the coding sequence ATGGATGTTGCACGAATCAGGAAAGACTTCCCGTTCTACGACAAGTATGGAAGCGAGCTCATCTATTTCGATAGCGCATGCCAGACACTTCGTCCCGATCAAGTCATAGATGCTATCAACGAATACTACATAGAGTATCCAGCATGCGGAGGTCGAAGTGTTCATCGACTCGCCACACAAGTGACCCTGAGAATGGACGAATCCCGAGAGGCTCTTTCCGATTTTCTTAATGCATCACCGGACGAGATTGCTTTCACCAAGAATGCCACAGAATCGATCAACATTGTCGCTAATGGATATCCATTCAAGAAGGGGGAGAAGATACTCACAACCGACATCGAACACAACAGCAACCACCTTCCGTGGCTAAGAGTTGCAAGGGACAAGGGCACAGATAGGGTCTTCGTTCCTACAATAGATGGAATATTTGATATTGAGGTTTTCAAGGAGAAGATGTCGAGGGAGGTCAAGATGGTCAGTCTTGTCCACACCAGCAACGTGACTGGAACAACAATTCCCGCTAAAGAAGTGATAGAAATTGCTCACGACAACGGGGCCTTGGTAATGCTTGATGGTTCACAAGCCGCCCCTCACCATGTAATTGATGTTCGTGATCTGGACGTGGATTTCTACGCACTGTCACTCCATAAAATGCTAGGTCCGTCTGGGGTTGGAGCCCTTTATGCTAAGGAGGATATCCAAAAGGAGCTAGAACCTCTTATACTGGGCGGAGGAGGGGTCAGCCTTTCATCCTACGAGGGAATGGACCTGCTTCCACCTCCCGAGAAGTTCGAGGCGGGGCTCATGAACTATGCTGGGATAATAGGATCAGGGCCAGCCATCCGGTATCTTCTGAAAATCGGTATGGAGGAGATCGACGAGCACTTGACCACTTTGAACAAGGAACTTTCGAAGAGAGTGATCGATCTGCCCGAAATAGACGTTGTGGGACCGCGGGACCCCGAACTGAGGGGGGGAATCCTATCCTTCAACGTCAGAGGAATGAAATCTCATGATGTGGCGACCATATTCGATGAGATGGGCGGTATTCTACTAAGATCGGGGATGCATTGTGCCCATCCCTTTTTCCACTCCAGGAGGATCGAAGGATCGGTAAGAGCCTCTTTGTACATATACAACTCAATAGAGGAATGTCAGCGATTCGTGAATGTTCTAAAGGAGATCATTGAGCTTTTCGCTAGGTGA
- a CDS encoding PrsW family intramembrane metalloprotease, producing MDLEVLWTVTLLILVAFIPTIAFMAWFRATGKRIREPWSVVILSYLFGAIGAIIIALVLEMVAMGLLSSPVVREYDIFALDPTAFTFVMVIVVAPIVEEAAKALGVSKSMTRALGTPRSGLVLGAAAGLGFAATENLLYEGGALMEGGVSAFIAIAVVRTFSSALMHASATSVSGYGIAKSSLGGGSWLPYYLLAVLMHASFNLFASFGELFKGTLGETAALIGLIFAFILVIASVSWTRRRISALS from the coding sequence ATGGACCTAGAGGTACTGTGGACTGTGACCTTGCTGATATTGGTGGCATTCATTCCCACCATTGCATTCATGGCGTGGTTCAGGGCCACTGGAAAGAGGATAAGAGAGCCTTGGTCTGTTGTCATCTTGTCCTATCTCTTCGGTGCCATTGGCGCCATCATCATCGCCCTTGTACTCGAGATGGTCGCCATGGGCCTTCTCTCCAGTCCTGTCGTGCGAGAATACGATATATTCGCCTTGGATCCTACGGCCTTCACCTTCGTTATGGTCATCGTTGTGGCCCCTATCGTGGAGGAGGCGGCAAAGGCACTGGGAGTCTCAAAGAGCATGACGCGGGCTCTAGGAACGCCAAGAAGCGGTCTTGTGTTGGGAGCAGCCGCGGGATTGGGATTTGCCGCCACCGAGAATCTCCTGTACGAGGGAGGGGCTCTAATGGAGGGAGGGGTTTCTGCTTTCATCGCAATTGCCGTGGTAAGAACATTCTCCTCGGCACTGATGCACGCTTCGGCGACCTCGGTTTCGGGCTACGGAATTGCGAAATCCTCCTTGGGAGGTGGTTCATGGCTACCTTACTACCTATTGGCGGTGCTCATGCACGCATCGTTCAATCTATTCGCATCCTTTGGAGAACTGTTCAAGGGCACGCTTGGCGAGACGGCAGCGTTGATCGGGTTGATCTTCGCTTTCATTCTAGTCATAGCTTCGGTCTCATGGACAAGGAGAAGGATCAGTGCCTTATCCTGA
- the cysK gene encoding cysteine synthase A: MIFNSILDTVGNTPVVRLNKLTAPGDATVLLKIESFNPMHSVKDRVALGMIEDAEERGELKSGMTVVEPTSGNTGIGLAMVCAAKGYHLLIVMPESMSEERKKLMMALGAELILTSAEGGMNSAVERAKEIVDSDPNTFMPQQFENPANPEVHEETTSKEILSDVPNLDAFVAGVGTGGTITGVGRALKRASPGTLVVAVEPARSPLLSQGKSGSHGIQGIGANFIPSILDMDVVDRVITVDDEDAIDCARKLAREEGIMVGISSGAALFASLEIARELGPKKTVLALLPDGGERYLSTPLWSDIPL, from the coding sequence ATGATATTTAACTCGATCTTGGACACGGTCGGAAATACTCCGGTGGTGAGGCTGAATAAACTTACTGCTCCGGGCGACGCCACCGTACTTTTAAAGATCGAGTCCTTCAATCCCATGCATTCGGTAAAAGACCGAGTCGCTCTGGGCATGATAGAAGATGCCGAGGAAAGGGGGGAGCTGAAATCCGGAATGACGGTAGTAGAACCTACTTCTGGAAATACGGGTATAGGATTAGCAATGGTTTGCGCGGCCAAAGGATACCATCTACTAATAGTGATGCCCGAGAGCATGAGCGAGGAGCGGAAGAAGCTGATGATGGCGCTTGGGGCAGAGTTGATCCTGACCTCGGCGGAAGGTGGAATGAATTCGGCGGTAGAGAGAGCCAAGGAAATAGTCGATTCCGATCCTAATACCTTCATGCCACAGCAGTTTGAGAATCCAGCAAACCCGGAGGTGCACGAAGAGACAACATCCAAGGAGATACTGTCCGATGTGCCAAATCTGGATGCGTTCGTGGCTGGAGTCGGCACAGGCGGGACGATTACAGGGGTCGGACGCGCCCTCAAGAGGGCCTCTCCTGGAACATTGGTGGTGGCCGTTGAACCAGCCAGGTCACCTCTGCTCTCTCAAGGAAAGTCGGGTTCTCATGGTATCCAGGGAATCGGAGCTAATTTCATACCGAGCATCCTCGACATGGACGTTGTCGACAGAGTCATTACCGTTGACGATGAGGACGCGATCGACTGTGCCAGGAAGTTGGCAAGGGAAGAAGGCATAATGGTTGGAATTTCTTCTGGTGCAGCACTGTTCGCCTCTTTGGAGATCGCACGAGAGCTTGGACCTAAGAAGACCGTTCTCGCGCTTCTTCCAGACGGTGGAGAGAGGTACCTATCAACTCCGCTTTGGTCTGATATTCCTCTATGA
- the aksA gene encoding homoaconitate hydratase (in Methanococcus jannaschii this protein catalyzes the condensation of alpha-ketoglutarate and acetyl-CoA to form trans-homoaconitate; functions in alphaketosuberate synthesis which is a precursor in coenzyme B and biotin synthesis) — translation MEPSALSPFNPSLELSKIVVYDSTLRDGEQMPGVAFNLEQKVAIATFLDEIRVPQIEAGFPAVSENEFDSIREITSMGLNAEILALSRLVKKDIDAAVESGVDMALLFIATSDIHLKYKLKKPRECIVQMAVDAIEYCKDRGIRASLSSEDSTRTDLDFLLELFKASEEAGAERLGLTDTVGCAAPEAITTIVSKVVNKTNTPVSLHLHNDYGLALANAIAGVKSGAKAITTTVNGVGERGGNVPLEQFVVSMKYLYGSDLGIDTTRLKDLSEMVTNFTGNPMPRNQPLVGENAFAHESGIHVAAVLNCPFTYESIPPEAVGNHRQLRMGKHSGITYIKKRIDELGYKTSEEHICEILLRVKIKGEENGIVDDNEFRRIVEKVLSSN, via the coding sequence ATGGAACCCAGCGCTCTTAGTCCTTTCAACCCTTCTCTCGAATTATCCAAGATTGTCGTCTACGACTCCACCTTAAGGGATGGTGAGCAGATGCCAGGAGTGGCTTTCAACCTGGAACAGAAGGTTGCTATCGCTACCTTTCTAGACGAGATACGGGTACCTCAAATCGAGGCTGGATTCCCGGCAGTTTCCGAAAATGAGTTCGATTCCATCAGGGAGATCACATCCATGGGATTGAACGCCGAGATATTGGCTCTGTCTAGGCTTGTGAAGAAGGATATAGACGCCGCTGTAGAAAGTGGAGTTGACATGGCCCTACTGTTCATTGCGACCTCGGACATCCACCTGAAGTACAAGCTCAAGAAGCCGAGAGAGTGCATTGTGCAGATGGCTGTCGATGCTATTGAATACTGTAAGGATAGAGGAATAAGGGCTAGCCTGAGCTCTGAGGACTCAACTCGGACCGATCTGGACTTTCTTCTGGAGCTGTTCAAGGCATCTGAGGAGGCAGGAGCTGAAAGGCTTGGTCTCACAGATACGGTTGGCTGCGCTGCACCCGAGGCTATCACCACCATTGTCTCTAAGGTCGTCAATAAGACAAACACCCCCGTTTCGCTTCATCTTCACAACGATTACGGTCTAGCCCTGGCAAATGCAATCGCAGGTGTGAAGAGCGGGGCCAAGGCCATAACTACCACCGTGAACGGCGTCGGGGAGAGGGGCGGTAATGTCCCGCTCGAGCAGTTCGTCGTCTCCATGAAGTATCTATACGGGTCGGATCTGGGAATTGATACCACCAGACTCAAGGATCTCTCTGAAATGGTCACCAATTTCACAGGCAATCCCATGCCTCGGAACCAACCACTTGTAGGGGAAAATGCCTTCGCTCATGAATCCGGAATTCATGTAGCTGCGGTTCTCAACTGCCCATTCACTTACGAGTCCATCCCACCGGAGGCGGTCGGCAATCACAGGCAGCTCAGGATGGGCAAGCACAGTGGTATCACCTACATCAAGAAAAGGATCGATGAGCTTGGATACAAGACCTCGGAAGAGCACATCTGCGAGATCCTTCTTAGGGTCAAGATAAAAGGGGAGGAGAATGGGATCGTGGACGACAACGAGTTCCGTCGAATCGTGGAAAAGGTTCTCTCATCCAATTGA
- a CDS encoding universal stress protein, translating to MENKMLMLLCVDGSENSNRAASYLARLAACSNIKVTLLHVVPEKKAIEHLDDNQEIRRSAIEHRIEFAVNALNDASVDYIESIQIGDPDEVIVEMSNKYDGIVMGYKGHGVIETLFMGSVTEKVMKEAKKPVILVP from the coding sequence ATGGAAAATAAGATGCTGATGCTTTTATGTGTTGACGGATCAGAGAATTCAAACAGAGCGGCCTCTTACCTGGCCAGATTGGCAGCATGCTCCAACATCAAGGTCACTTTGCTCCATGTAGTGCCAGAGAAGAAGGCGATTGAACATCTGGATGATAACCAGGAGATTCGAAGGAGTGCCATCGAACATCGAATTGAGTTCGCGGTCAACGCTTTGAATGATGCCAGTGTCGATTACATCGAGTCCATTCAGATAGGCGATCCGGACGAGGTGATCGTCGAGATGTCAAACAAGTACGATGGCATCGTTATGGGTTACAAGGGCCATGGAGTGATTGAGACTCTCTTCATGGGCAGTGTCACTGAGAAGGTAATGAAGGAAGCCAAGAAACCTGTCATCCTTGTGCCATAG
- a CDS encoding carboxypeptidase regulatory-like domain-containing protein gives MRKIKTFKKDWKAGIEGLPLQLMIMVVIAGVGTTVILGWMSGLQPPSSIGSVHAYPGEIILTDTDGDGIFQAKDITIQVTVLDREGNGIQGATVLLEGAGISYQLNDGTVHGMTDSSGQLTLSELEVSLAGGPLGFVTVTVTKSGYGSEGGLQVPVICE, from the coding sequence ATGAGGAAAATAAAGACCTTCAAGAAGGATTGGAAGGCCGGCATAGAGGGTCTGCCCCTCCAGCTGATGATCATGGTAGTTATAGCCGGAGTCGGCACCACGGTCATTCTGGGTTGGATGTCGGGCCTTCAGCCTCCATCCTCCATAGGAAGCGTTCACGCATATCCTGGGGAGATCATTCTCACCGATACAGATGGAGACGGAATATTCCAGGCGAAGGATATCACTATCCAGGTCACGGTTCTGGACCGTGAAGGCAACGGGATCCAGGGAGCAACGGTTCTACTGGAGGGTGCCGGTATCTCCTACCAACTGAATGATGGAACCGTTCACGGGATGACCGATTCTTCAGGACAGCTGACTTTGAGCGAGCTCGAAGTCTCTCTGGCGGGAGGCCCTTTGGGATTCGTTACAGTGACCGTCACAAAGAGCGGGTACGGGTCTGAAGGTGGGCTGCAGGTGCCAGTGATATGCGAATGA